From a single Pseudomonas serboccidentalis genomic region:
- a CDS encoding tetratricopeptide repeat protein, whose amino-acid sequence MIKIALCLFLSVLFSCSASAQLTQEQQSKKERGLILYQQSDWYDSQPLLESAAIAGDETAQYYLAEAIRLSNRYTTNEARKWYEAAAQQGNLYAMLRLSSKSDICNEMKSCGGKSADEWREQVIQLAQEQVKNNDTEAMTVLFITKQGFSWLEMAAEAGDPLAQNTLAGIYEDGDGWFIVPGSREKTIQKWYKASAEGGYPKAMYFYANYLFEHGGKKEEVAYWLKKSAEGGYVSAVGNYALSVAHIPNDLDYPKNLIEAYGLAYLMSKFEGGGTAAEDGERMLPKITEKMTKEEIKQGLLFAEEWKKTRPPLSYFVPVYGY is encoded by the coding sequence TTGATTAAAATCGCATTATGCCTATTTCTATCCGTCCTTTTTTCCTGTTCCGCTTCTGCGCAATTAACACAAGAACAGCAGTCGAAAAAAGAAAGAGGACTCATTTTGTATCAACAAAGCGACTGGTACGACTCTCAACCCTTACTAGAAAGTGCTGCCATTGCTGGTGACGAGACAGCCCAATATTACTTGGCAGAGGCAATTCGCCTGAGCAACCGATACACAACTAATGAAGCAAGAAAATGGTATGAAGCAGCTGCGCAACAGGGCAACCTATACGCAATGCTAAGACTAAGCAGTAAGAGTGATATCTGTAATGAAATGAAAAGCTGCGGTGGCAAAAGTGCAGACGAATGGCGTGAACAAGTAATACAATTAGCTCAGGAACAAGTTAAAAACAACGACACTGAAGCAATGACCGTTTTATTCATCACCAAACAAGGATTCAGCTGGTTAGAAATGGCAGCTGAGGCAGGTGATCCTCTAGCGCAGAATACACTCGCAGGAATCTACGAAGATGGGGACGGATGGTTCATCGTCCCGGGTAGCCGCGAAAAAACCATTCAAAAGTGGTACAAAGCGTCAGCTGAAGGTGGATATCCCAAAGCAATGTATTTTTATGCCAACTATTTATTCGAACATGGAGGTAAGAAAGAAGAAGTTGCTTATTGGTTGAAAAAATCAGCCGAAGGCGGGTACGTCAGCGCGGTCGGCAATTACGCCCTCAGCGTAGCCCATATACCAAACGATCTAGACTACCCAAAAAACTTGATTGAGGCTTATGGACTAGCCTATCTGATGTCTAAATTCGAGGGTGGCGGGACAGCAGCCGAAGACGGAGAAAGAATGCTCCCAAAAATCACTGAAAAAATGACCAAGGAAGAAATCAAGCAAGGTCTTCTATTTGCGGAAGAATGGAAGAAAACGCGACCACCGCTTTCTTATTTCGTCCCTGTTTACGGCTATTGA
- a CDS encoding VanW family protein, producing MKPLSLYHPALYWLRVWQKRLFRQIAWHCSSKRYARLVAGADRLPFRYLKHTSKLIRKLGDSDLALQHNKVINLKLAVAAIDGVIIAPGEHFSFCRLVGRPTAKRGYVEGMELSFGEARSGIGGGICQLSNLIHWMAIHSPLVVVERSNHSFDPFPDEGRVLPFGSGAAIFYNYVDLVLHNPTDRHFQLKLNVGETQLEGELLCDRVGEYRYHVFQEAHRFVREGSRVFRENEIWREVREKGQVGALVKRERLYRNRVVVKYEVVGELVE from the coding sequence ATGAAACCACTCTCCCTCTACCACCCGGCCCTGTACTGGCTGCGCGTGTGGCAAAAAAGACTGTTCCGCCAGATCGCCTGGCACTGCTCCAGCAAACGCTACGCACGCCTGGTTGCCGGCGCTGACCGCCTGCCATTCCGCTACCTGAAACACACCTCGAAACTCATCCGCAAACTCGGCGACTCCGACCTCGCCCTGCAACACAACAAAGTCATCAACCTCAAACTCGCCGTCGCCGCCATCGACGGCGTCATCATCGCCCCGGGCGAACACTTCTCCTTCTGCCGCCTCGTCGGCCGCCCAACCGCCAAACGCGGCTACGTCGAAGGCATGGAACTGTCCTTCGGCGAAGCACGCAGCGGTATCGGCGGCGGAATCTGCCAACTGAGCAACCTGATCCACTGGATGGCGATCCACTCACCGCTGGTCGTGGTCGAGCGCTCCAACCACAGCTTCGACCCATTCCCGGACGAGGGGCGAGTACTGCCATTCGGTTCCGGCGCGGCGATTTTCTATAACTACGTTGATCTGGTATTGCACAACCCGACGGATCGGCACTTTCAGCTGAAATTGAACGTCGGCGAGACACAACTCGAAGGGGAGTTGTTGTGTGATCGGGTGGGGGAATATCGCTATCACGTGTTTCAAGAGGCGCATCGGTTTGTGCGGGAGGGCAGCAGGGTGTTTCGCGAGAACGAGATTTGGCGAGAGGTCAGGGAAAAGGGGCAGGTGGGGGCGTTGGTGAAACGGGAGAGGCTTTATCGGAATCGGGTCGTGGTGAAGTATGAAGTGGTGGGCGAACTGGTTGAATAG
- a CDS encoding glycosyltransferase family 2 protein, with amino-acid sequence MSQFDLPAVTQPNFSLVLVNYKTPDITRMCLELLRQHVQAQRIPVWVVDNDSSDASLDYLRSLDWINLIERPSPGKEAGHIAHGKALDMALEKVETDYLFLLHTDTFVYDKEVFAMMLRECTKTPGIAAVGCVEQINRGVVRDTWRLTSRFCKHYVRRAKTSLGLRSKEPKPYRETHLKSFCTLWNAKLMKSRGLHFCMDDRVPGYTLQDRMTALGYGIKLLAPRKIFRYLDHIQAGTVAAAGTYGKNHRRTKMYQATLKRFEGQTSA; translated from the coding sequence ATGAGCCAGTTTGATTTACCAGCCGTTACGCAGCCGAATTTCAGTCTTGTATTGGTAAATTACAAAACCCCGGACATCACCCGGATGTGCCTGGAGCTGTTGCGCCAGCACGTTCAGGCGCAGCGCATTCCGGTGTGGGTGGTGGACAATGATTCGTCGGATGCCAGCCTGGATTACTTGCGCTCACTGGACTGGATCAATCTGATCGAACGTCCCTCCCCCGGCAAAGAAGCCGGGCATATTGCTCATGGCAAGGCGCTGGACATGGCATTGGAGAAAGTTGAAACCGACTATCTGTTTTTGCTGCACACCGACACCTTTGTCTATGACAAGGAAGTCTTCGCGATGATGCTGCGTGAGTGCACAAAGACTCCGGGCATCGCGGCGGTCGGGTGTGTCGAGCAAATTAATCGTGGGGTCGTGAGAGACACCTGGCGACTAACTTCGCGCTTTTGCAAACATTATGTTCGCCGGGCCAAAACCTCGTTGGGCTTGCGCAGCAAAGAGCCGAAACCTTATCGGGAAACTCATCTCAAGAGTTTCTGCACGTTGTGGAACGCCAAGTTGATGAAGTCCCGGGGACTGCACTTTTGCATGGATGACCGGGTGCCCGGTTATACCCTGCAGGATCGAATGACAGCGTTGGGCTACGGGATCAAGCTGCTGGCGCCGCGCAAGATTTTCCGCTATCTGGATCACATCCAGGCAGGAACCGTCGCAGCCGCCGGCACCTACGGCAAAAATCACCGGCGGACCAAAATGTACCAAGCCACCCTCAAACGCTTTGAGGGCCAGACATCGGCCTAA
- a CDS encoding lipocalin-like domain-containing protein → MRINRVALCLALLLVGCDQPEPAQKGFAGLGDQAAQFTPVVPGRVFSFPADHGAHEGFRIEWWYVTANLKDQQGNDFGVQWTLFRSALKPVPEQSGWSNQTIWLGHAAVTSGSVHHAAERYARGGVGQAGVRLAPFEAWIDDWRFAGQAQEPLSDMQLSARDQSFAYQLHLTSSRPLVLQGDQGLSQKSEQGQASYYYSQPFFQASGTLQIDGQTYTVSGPAWLDREWSSQPLTASQTGWDWFSLHLDSGEHIMLYRMRQKDGAPYLTGTWIAADGQVQTLRSEQIKFVPQDTAKVAGHAMPVRWTIRIPDKHLDISLSALNPNAWMNLRIPYWEGPVRISGSHGGRGYLEMTGY, encoded by the coding sequence ATGAGGATTAACCGGGTCGCGCTGTGCCTGGCATTGCTGCTGGTCGGCTGTGATCAACCGGAGCCTGCGCAAAAGGGTTTTGCCGGGCTCGGCGACCAGGCAGCCCAATTCACTCCCGTGGTGCCGGGGCGGGTGTTCAGCTTCCCGGCCGATCACGGTGCTCATGAGGGTTTTCGTATCGAGTGGTGGTACGTCACCGCCAATCTCAAAGATCAGCAGGGCAATGATTTCGGTGTGCAATGGACGCTGTTTCGCAGCGCATTGAAACCGGTTCCGGAGCAGAGCGGGTGGAGCAACCAGACGATCTGGCTGGGGCATGCGGCAGTGACGTCCGGTTCGGTTCATCACGCCGCCGAGCGTTATGCCCGTGGCGGTGTCGGGCAAGCGGGTGTACGGCTGGCGCCGTTCGAAGCGTGGATCGATGATTGGCGCTTTGCCGGTCAAGCGCAGGAGCCGTTGAGCGACATGCAGCTCAGTGCTCGCGATCAATCATTCGCCTATCAACTTCACCTCACGTCCAGCCGCCCGCTGGTGTTGCAGGGGGATCAAGGCCTCAGCCAGAAATCCGAACAGGGCCAGGCATCGTATTACTATAGCCAGCCGTTTTTTCAGGCCAGCGGCACCCTGCAGATCGACGGCCAGACCTACACCGTCAGCGGCCCGGCCTGGCTCGATCGCGAATGGAGCAGCCAACCGCTGACGGCCAGTCAAACCGGGTGGGACTGGTTCTCCCTGCACCTGGACAGCGGTGAACACATCATGCTCTACCGCATGCGCCAGAAGGACGGCGCGCCGTACCTCACCGGTACCTGGATCGCCGCCGACGGCCAGGTTCAAACCCTGCGTAGCGAACAAATCAAATTCGTCCCGCAAGACACCGCCAAAGTCGCCGGCCACGCGATGCCGGTGCGCTGGACCATCCGCATTCCCGACAAGCACCTCGACATCAGCCTGTCGGCGTTGAACCCCAACGCCTGGATGAACCTGCGCATTCCCTACTGGGAAGGTCCGGTGCGGATCAGCGGCAGCCATGGTGGGCGCGGTTATCTGGAAATGACCGGTTACTGA
- a CDS encoding ABC transporter permease, with the protein MNVFWQTLRALLSHWRRHPVQFFSVLTGLWLATSLLTGVEALNSQARDSYAWASQMIGGEPQASLGAPNGATFTQQWFVDLRREGWPVSPLLQGRLVLKDHDNQRLQLMGIEPVSLPADSAVAGQAMPIERIVEFFSPPGSTWISPETLQALNLSEGATPQTVNGQTLPPLRAQKDMAPGVLLVDIGVAQTLLEQPGQLSRLLLPKEFHAELPPALKGLLQLKSSAEENNLVRLTESFHLNLDALGFLSFVVGLFIVHAAIGLALEQRRGLLRTLRACGVSARMLIGSLIVELGVLALVGGVFGVISGYWLASVLLPDVAASLRGLYGAEVAGQLRLSPWWWFSGIGLSLFGALLAGANSLLRAARLPLLAVADPQAWHQQHARWLRRQGWLAALLGAMALLAWVWGDSLGSGFALMAGLLLGAALALPVLLSAVLNQLLGRRRSVLGQWFLADCRQQLPALSLALMALLLALAANIGAGSMTAGFRQTFNDWLEQRLSAELYINPVNPAQSRELYTWLKQQPKVSAVLPNWQVAVTLQGWPAEVFGVIDHPHYRQHWPLLDAIAGDPWAHLANDDAVMLSEQLARRLKVRAGDHLSLPTPGGSWSPRIVGIYADYGNPKGHVLVNSNHLLRLWPALTPNRFNLRIAPPDIPPLLTALQTRFQIDDSRIVDQARLKGWSVQVFERTFAATAALNSLTLAVAGVALFISLLTQSQSRLGQLAPLWALGVTRRQLMLLNLGQTWLLAVLTLVLALPLGIALAWCLDAVINVQAFGWRLPLRIFPLQLLQLMGLALLATLFASAWPLYSLYRTQPADLLRTFAHED; encoded by the coding sequence GTGAACGTTTTCTGGCAGACCCTGCGCGCGCTGCTCAGCCATTGGCGACGGCATCCGGTGCAGTTCTTTAGTGTGCTGACCGGGTTGTGGCTGGCGACCAGTCTGCTGACCGGGGTCGAGGCGCTGAACAGTCAGGCCCGCGACAGTTACGCCTGGGCCAGCCAGATGATCGGCGGCGAACCGCAGGCCAGCCTTGGCGCCCCCAATGGCGCGACATTTACGCAGCAATGGTTTGTCGATCTGCGCCGCGAAGGCTGGCCGGTCTCGCCGCTGCTGCAGGGGCGATTGGTCCTCAAGGATCACGACAACCAGCGTCTGCAACTGATGGGCATTGAGCCGGTGTCGCTGCCGGCGGACTCTGCGGTGGCCGGGCAGGCGATGCCGATCGAGCGCATCGTCGAGTTTTTCTCGCCGCCGGGCAGTACGTGGATTTCGCCTGAGACGTTGCAGGCCTTGAACCTCAGCGAGGGCGCCACGCCGCAAACCGTCAACGGCCAGACCCTGCCGCCGCTGCGCGCGCAAAAGGACATGGCCCCGGGCGTGTTGCTGGTGGACATCGGCGTTGCGCAAACCCTGCTAGAACAACCCGGGCAACTGTCGCGGCTGCTACTGCCGAAGGAGTTTCATGCCGAGCTGCCGCCCGCGCTCAAAGGGCTGCTGCAACTTAAAAGCAGCGCCGAGGAAAACAATCTGGTGCGCCTGACCGAGAGCTTTCACTTGAATCTCGATGCCTTGGGATTTCTCTCGTTCGTGGTCGGGCTGTTCATCGTTCACGCGGCCATTGGCCTGGCGCTGGAGCAACGGCGCGGATTGCTGCGCACCCTGCGTGCCTGCGGGGTGAGTGCGCGGATGCTGATCGGCAGCCTGATCGTCGAACTGGGTGTGCTGGCCCTGGTCGGCGGCGTGTTCGGGGTCATCAGCGGTTACTGGCTGGCGAGTGTGTTGTTGCCGGACGTCGCCGCCAGCCTGCGTGGTTTGTACGGTGCGGAAGTGGCGGGGCAGTTGCGCCTGAGTCCGTGGTGGTGGTTCAGCGGCATCGGCTTGAGCCTGTTCGGCGCGTTGCTGGCCGGCGCCAACAGTCTGTTGCGCGCGGCACGCTTGCCGTTGTTGGCGGTGGCGGACCCGCAGGCCTGGCATCAGCAGCATGCGCGCTGGTTGCGGCGCCAGGGTTGGCTGGCGGCGCTATTGGGCGCGATGGCGCTGCTGGCGTGGGTCTGGGGCGACAGCCTCGGCAGCGGTTTTGCGTTGATGGCCGGGCTGCTGCTCGGCGCCGCGCTGGCGCTACCGGTGCTGCTGAGCGCGGTGCTCAATCAACTGCTCGGGCGTCGTCGCTCGGTGCTCGGCCAGTGGTTTCTCGCTGACTGTCGCCAGCAACTGCCGGCGCTGAGTCTGGCGCTGATGGCGCTGCTGCTGGCGTTGGCGGCCAACATCGGCGCCGGCAGCATGACCGCCGGTTTTCGCCAGACCTTCAACGACTGGCTCGAACAACGCCTGAGCGCCGAGCTGTACATCAACCCGGTCAATCCGGCGCAGTCCCGCGAACTCTACACCTGGCTCAAACAGCAGCCGAAGGTCAGCGCCGTGCTGCCCAACTGGCAAGTGGCGGTGACCCTGCAAGGCTGGCCGGCGGAGGTGTTCGGGGTGATCGATCATCCCCATTATCGGCAGCATTGGCCGTTGCTCGACGCGATTGCCGGGGACCCTTGGGCGCATCTGGCGAACGACGATGCGGTGATGCTCAGCGAGCAACTGGCGCGGCGCCTGAAGGTGCGCGCGGGGGATCATCTGAGCCTGCCGACCCCGGGCGGATCGTGGTCGCCGCGGATCGTCGGGATCTACGCCGACTACGGCAATCCCAAGGGGCACGTGCTGGTCAACAGCAACCACCTGCTGCGTCTGTGGCCGGCACTGACGCCGAACCGGTTCAACCTGCGCATCGCGCCGCCAGACATCCCGCCGTTGTTGACGGCGCTGCAAACGCGCTTCCAGATCGATGACAGCCGCATCGTCGATCAGGCGCGGCTCAAGGGCTGGTCGGTGCAAGTGTTCGAACGCACCTTCGCCGCCACTGCGGCGCTCAACAGCCTGACGCTGGCGGTGGCCGGTGTGGCGCTGTTCATCAGCCTGCTGACCCAGAGCCAGAGCCGCCTCGGGCAACTCGCGCCGTTGTGGGCCTTGGGCGTGACGCGCCGCCAGTTGATGCTGCTCAACCTCGGCCAGACCTGGCTGCTGGCGGTGCTGACGCTGGTGTTGGCGCTGCCGCTGGGGATCGCGCTGGCGTGGTGTCTGGATGCAGTGATCAATGTGCAGGCGTTCGGCTGGCGTTTGCCGTTGCGGATCTTTCCGCTGCAATTGCTGCAATTGATGGGGCTGGCGCTGCTGGCGACCTTGTTCGCGTCAGCCTGGCCGCTGTATTCGTTGTACCGCACGCAACCGGCGGACCTGCTGAGGACGTTTGCCCATGAGGATTAA
- a CDS encoding ABC transporter ATP-binding protein, whose product MLQVQGVFKSYLTPQGPIAVLQGVDLTLEPGSSLALMGESGSGKSTLLHLIAGLDKVDRGSIRSGEHRLESMSEAQLADWRRTEIGLVFQQFNLIGSLRVEDNLAFQARLAGRHDPRWQAHLVQRLGLGELLKRYPEQLSGGQQQRVALARALASRPKLLLADEPTGSLDEATSDEVLRLLLELLDDTPTTLLMVTHSPRVAARLAQRVVLSSGRLT is encoded by the coding sequence ATGCTTCAGGTTCAAGGCGTTTTCAAAAGTTACCTCACCCCCCAAGGCCCGATAGCGGTGCTGCAAGGCGTCGACCTGACGCTCGAACCCGGCAGCAGTCTGGCGCTGATGGGCGAATCCGGCAGTGGCAAAAGCACCTTGCTGCACCTGATCGCCGGCCTCGACAAGGTCGATCGCGGCAGCATCCGCAGTGGCGAGCATCGGCTCGAGAGCATGAGCGAAGCGCAACTGGCCGACTGGCGCCGTACCGAAATCGGTCTGGTGTTCCAGCAGTTCAACCTGATCGGCAGCCTGCGGGTCGAGGACAATCTGGCGTTTCAGGCGCGCCTGGCCGGGCGTCATGACCCGCGCTGGCAGGCACATCTGGTGCAGCGACTGGGGCTGGGCGAGTTGCTCAAGCGTTATCCCGAACAACTTTCCGGCGGCCAGCAGCAGCGGGTTGCGTTGGCTCGGGCCTTGGCGTCGCGACCGAAATTGCTGCTGGCGGACGAGCCGACCGGCAGCCTCGACGAAGCCACCAGCGATGAAGTGTTGCGCCTGTTGCTGGAGTTGCTCGACGACACGCCGACCACGCTGCTGATGGTCACACACAGCCCGCGCGTTGCGGCGCGGCTGGCGCAGCGGGTGGTGTTGTCCAGCGGCCGTCTGACGTGA
- a CDS encoding sulfatase-like hydrolase/transferase: MFRYLKELLLIIYLLLYSEYYIDRLNAIGVGFAVLLFGAMFLALTLALYLTAYIRQAWVRHLFAITLFVSAVFFDVYTRVTADYLSYSSFVSLVYSGGFIQEAAYQYRDAIIHGALSGLLLLFGIGLKPRHALVVPNVLRVAAPVCGVLLLSAVLFLRAGEGARGLPIMYTPLAYLNLFAYEALHNTVGPREPVTLARSAPAVNHDIVLIIDESISGNYLDINAPFGVHSNLKQAHPGVDIFNYGYAASIANCSADTNVTLRYGGTRADYIRINSTLPSIWQYAKKAGLRTVYIDAQRTGGNLQNLMTDTEKKDIDAFVQFDQTSVRDRDMAAAAKLIELLNDDQPELVVINKVGAHFPVHDKYPDAFMAYRPTLPRGQFTEVADTGKRDGFNGQPDDWVLYRNAYKNTVLWNVGEFFARVFAQARLNNALLIYTSDHGQDLHERGNPGLNTHCGGDPVEEEGLVPLVVIQGDQLHGPDWAQSLPTNKDRSSHYNIFPTLLQLMGYDLAGVEALYGKSLAQPTADDFTFNYRFNARLGAKPEWKYIDLNTIVTPGEAATSVATGQ, encoded by the coding sequence ATGTTTCGATATCTGAAAGAACTGCTTTTAATTATTTATCTGCTGCTTTATTCCGAATATTACATTGATCGGTTAAATGCTATCGGTGTCGGTTTTGCTGTACTTCTTTTTGGCGCGATGTTTTTGGCGCTCACTTTAGCATTATATCTAACGGCTTATATTCGTCAGGCATGGGTTCGGCACTTATTCGCGATAACGCTGTTTGTCTCGGCGGTATTTTTTGATGTTTACACCCGGGTCACCGCCGATTACCTGAGCTACAGCAGCTTTGTCTCGCTGGTGTACTCCGGCGGCTTCATCCAGGAGGCCGCCTACCAGTACCGCGACGCGATCATTCATGGCGCGCTCAGTGGCCTGCTGTTGCTGTTCGGCATCGGGCTCAAGCCGCGTCACGCGCTGGTGGTGCCCAACGTGTTGCGCGTGGCGGCGCCGGTGTGTGGCGTGTTGCTGTTGAGTGCGGTGTTGTTCCTGCGGGCGGGCGAGGGCGCGCGTGGCTTGCCGATCATGTACACGCCGCTGGCCTATCTGAACCTGTTCGCCTATGAAGCGCTGCACAACACAGTCGGCCCGCGTGAACCGGTGACGCTGGCGCGCAGTGCACCCGCGGTCAATCACGACATCGTGCTGATCATCGACGAAAGCATCTCCGGCAATTACCTGGACATCAACGCGCCGTTCGGGGTGCACAGCAACCTCAAGCAGGCGCATCCGGGAGTCGACATCTTTAATTACGGCTACGCCGCGTCCATCGCCAACTGCAGCGCCGACACCAACGTCACCCTGCGCTACGGCGGCACACGCGCCGATTACATACGGATCAACAGCACGCTGCCGTCGATCTGGCAGTACGCGAAAAAGGCCGGGTTGCGCACGGTGTACATCGACGCCCAGCGCACGGGCGGCAATTTGCAGAACCTGATGACCGACACCGAAAAAAAGGACATCGACGCGTTCGTCCAGTTCGACCAGACCAGCGTGCGTGACCGCGACATGGCCGCCGCCGCGAAGCTGATCGAACTGCTCAACGACGATCAGCCCGAGTTGGTGGTGATCAACAAGGTCGGTGCGCATTTTCCAGTGCACGACAAATACCCCGACGCCTTCATGGCCTACCGTCCGACGCTGCCGCGCGGGCAGTTCACCGAGGTGGCCGACACCGGCAAGCGCGACGGTTTCAACGGCCAGCCGGACGATTGGGTGTTGTACCGCAACGCCTACAAGAACACGGTGCTGTGGAACGTCGGCGAGTTCTTCGCGCGGGTGTTTGCCCAGGCCAGGCTGAACAATGCGCTGCTGATCTACACCTCCGATCACGGTCAGGACCTGCATGAACGCGGCAACCCCGGGCTCAATACGCACTGCGGTGGCGATCCGGTGGAGGAAGAAGGGCTGGTGCCACTGGTGGTGATTCAGGGCGATCAGTTGCACGGCCCGGACTGGGCGCAATCGTTGCCGACGAACAAGGACCGTTCCAGCCACTACAACATCTTCCCGACCCTGCTGCAGTTGATGGGTTACGACCTGGCGGGCGTCGAAGCGTTGTATGGCAAGTCGCTGGCCCAGCCGACGGCCGATGACTTCACCTTCAACTACCGCTTCAATGCGCGATTGGGGGCCAAGCCTGAGTGGAAGTACATTGATCTGAATACCATCGTCACGCCGGGGGAGGCGGCGACCAGTGTGGCAACCGGACAGTGA
- a CDS encoding UDP-glucose dehydrogenase family protein, whose translation MDVSVFGTGYVGLIQAAALADVGHRVLCVDIDPNKIKQLQQGVPPISEPGLSAALEENIKAGRLLFSTQASDAVEHAELIFIAVGTPADEDGSADLTHVLNVARQIASHMEADRTLIIKSTVPVGTADQVAAKANEELLRRDRSSLKVRVVSNPEFLKEGSALADCMRPDRIIVGTRDDAAREQMSELYAPFCRNHEKLMFMDNRSAELTKYAANAMLATRISFMNELANLTELLGADIEAVRKGIGSDPRIGYHFIYPGCGFGGSCFPKDLRALLHTAEHNGMPLKLLRSVTDVNDSQRHILFSKLKAQFPQGLAGKSIAIWGLAFKPNTDDMREAPSRYLMDALWAEGASVQAYDPEAMSECRRLYGYRSDLHLCATRDDTLEDADALVICTEWKNFRVVDFELLASKLRSKVIVDGRNLYNPEHVAAAGLHYSGIGLRHIAPEGLRP comes from the coding sequence ATGGACGTGAGCGTATTTGGTACGGGCTATGTTGGCCTTATACAAGCCGCCGCACTTGCCGATGTCGGACATCGGGTTTTATGTGTGGATATTGACCCGAACAAGATTAAACAACTGCAACAGGGCGTTCCGCCTATTAGCGAACCGGGTTTATCTGCAGCGCTGGAAGAAAACATCAAGGCCGGCCGTTTACTGTTCAGCACCCAGGCCAGCGACGCGGTGGAGCATGCCGAGCTGATTTTCATCGCCGTGGGCACCCCCGCCGATGAGGACGGTTCCGCCGACCTGACCCACGTGCTCAACGTCGCCCGGCAAATCGCCTCGCACATGGAGGCTGATCGCACCCTGATCATCAAGTCCACGGTACCGGTCGGTACGGCGGACCAGGTCGCCGCCAAGGCCAACGAAGAACTGCTGCGCCGTGACCGTAGCAGCCTCAAGGTGCGGGTGGTGTCCAATCCGGAATTTCTCAAGGAAGGCAGCGCCCTCGCCGATTGCATGCGCCCGGACCGGATCATCGTCGGCACCCGCGACGACGCGGCCCGCGAGCAGATGAGCGAGCTGTACGCGCCGTTCTGCCGCAACCACGAAAAACTGATGTTCATGGACAACCGCAGCGCCGAGCTGACCAAGTACGCCGCCAACGCGATGCTCGCCACGCGCATCAGCTTCATGAACGAACTGGCCAACCTCACCGAGCTGCTGGGCGCAGACATCGAAGCGGTGCGCAAAGGCATCGGCTCCGATCCACGCATCGGCTACCACTTCATCTACCCCGGTTGCGGCTTCGGCGGTTCATGCTTCCCCAAGGATCTGCGCGCCCTGCTGCACACCGCCGAACACAACGGCATGCCGCTGAAGCTGCTGCGCAGTGTCACCGACGTCAACGACAGCCAGCGACACATCCTGTTCAGCAAACTCAAGGCGCAGTTTCCGCAAGGCCTGGCCGGCAAGTCGATTGCGATCTGGGGCCTGGCGTTCAAACCCAATACTGATGACATGCGCGAAGCCCCCAGCCGCTATCTGATGGACGCGCTGTGGGCCGAAGGCGCCAGCGTGCAAGCCTACGATCCGGAAGCCATGTCCGAGTGCCGGCGCCTGTATGGTTATCGCAGCGACCTGCACCTGTGCGCCACCCGCGACGACACCCTGGAAGATGCCGATGCACTGGTGATCTGCACCGAGTGGAAGAATTTTCGCGTGGTGGATTTCGAGCTGCTGGCGAGCAAGCTGCGCTCGAAGGTGATTGTCGACGGTCGCAACCTCTACAACCCGGAACACGTAGCCGCCGCCGGCCTGCATTACAGCGGCATCGGTCTGCGCCACATCGCTCCGGAAGGACTGCGCCCATGA